The DNA sequence GGTTACCCCGGGCAGAGATAAAATAAATGCCTTGATCGGTTTCGATATCAGGGAAGAATTCAACGCCTTTGTTGAAAAAGGAATACAGGGTGAAAATGGTTACCAAAAGACCCGACGCAATAGCAATAACCAGGAGGGGTTTTTTCAAAGCGGCAGAAAGAATGTTCACATACCAACCTGTGATACCGGTCAAAGTATCCAAAGGCCCCTCTTCCGTTGCTTGCATCGCTTCTATTTCTTTTTGATCAGAGATCGATACTTTGCCAAACAGCGTTCCAAGGGTTGGGATAAAAATCAGGGCCATAAACAAGGATGATGTCAGCGTAATAATCAATGTCATCGGCAAATACTTCATAAACTCACCAACAATGCCGGGCCAAAATAAAAGAGGCATAAAAACAACAATCACCGTGACCAGCGACGAAATCACTGGCCAGGCCATCCGCGTTGAAGCCTCTTGATAGGCTTGTTGTTTTGTATACCCGTCAACCATTTTTCGATCTGCATATTCAACAACGATGATGGCGCCATCCACAAGCATCCCAACCGAGAGAATTAAAGAAAATAAAACGATAATATTTAAGGTAATGCCCAATAAGTGCAAAACAAAGAGACTCATTAAAAAAGCACCGGGAACAGCGATTCCCACTAAAAGCGCAGAGCGGAGGCCAAGTGAAAAAATAATCACCAGCATCACCAGTATCACAGCACTGATGATACTGTTTTGAAGTTCGATCAGGCGCCCGATAATTTTCTCCGACTCATCCTGTGAAAAGGTTGCCTGAATCTTCCCTTGCCACGGCATCAACTCTTCCCGAACGACCTCTCGAACCGCATCCACCGTTTCAATGATATTTTCCCCCAGTCTTTTCTTGACCTCCAGAACCACCGTTGACTGGCCATTACTGCGCGCAATTGTCTTTGGATCTTCGTGGGTAATTTTAACCGTTCCAATGTCTTCAAATCTTAAAATGGACTGTCCATCACTTTTGATGGGTAAGGACAAAATTTCCTCGGCTGTCTTAATAAGCCCGGGGACCTTAAGAGAAAAAGACCCCACTTTATTGATGATAGAACCTGACTCCACCAATAAGTGATTTTTTCTGAACTGATCGATCACTTGTGAGAGGTTGATTTGATGCTTAGTCAGACTCTCCGGATTAACTTCAATCTCAACGATTTCTTTACGATCTCCTAAAAGGGTGGCTTCCATCACTTGGCTCAACCCTTCCAAGCGATCCTGTAAATTTCGTCCCACAATATACAGCTGTTTTTCAGGTATGCGGCCTGTCAACTGCACAGAAATCACGGGAAAAAAGCTAACATTGATCTCATCAACAACAGGATAATCCGCATTGCTGGGCAGCTCGCTTTTAGCTAAATCAACTTTGGTGCGAACATCCAATAACAATTTGTCGATATTAAGACCAGCAAAGAACTCAACAATGATATGAGCTCCCCCCGACAAACTTTTTGAAGTCATCTTCTTAAGCCCGGGCAGTGACCGAAGCCTGGCTTCCAGCGGTTTTACCAAAAGTGTTTCGGCATCTTGTGGAGAGATGCCTTGTTGCATCACAGAAACCACCGCCATCGGAATACTGATATCAGGCGCCGCTTCTTTAGGAACCTTTATGTAAGAAATAATCCCTGCAACCATGAAAAACATGAGCAATAAAAGAACCATCCGTTGATAGGTAATGGAAGCTTTAATTAAGGCAATCATCTATCGATCACCATCTGTTTAGTCAGTTACCTTTTCGCCATCCCGGACAAAGTCACCGCCTTGAATAATGATTTTTTCGCCCTTAGACACACCTTGAATCCAGAAAACGTCCCCCTCTATATGAATGATTTTGATGGGCTTAAAGGAGACCGTGCCATTTGCACCTAAGATTTTCACCCCAATCAGAAGATGATCGGCATCATAGCTAATAGCACTCTGAGGCACCGAAACGGCTTCTTGTTGATCATAGAACACTCTCACTTTGACAGAAACACCGGCCTGGAATCGATTGTCAGGGTTGGAAAACAACATAGTCATTCGATATTTTTGCGTTTGTTTATTAGTTTCTGGCTTTACAAAGTTTAAAGCTGAGTGAATCACCTCACCAGTATCAAAAATAATATCAGCTTTCAGGCCTTCGTGCATGAAGGGAATTTGTTTTTGGTTAGCATGGATTTCAACTTCAAGGGGATCGAGCTGGATAAAATACCCACAAATAGCCTGACTGGGCCCTTGATAATTCATGGTATCTCCAACCTTAACCAAATATTCACTCACACTGCCTTTAAAAGGCGCATATATCGCACGATCACTCAGACTTACTTTTGCTAAATGTAAATTATATTCCGCTTTTTTAACGTCTGAACGCGCCGTCAAAAGATTGGCTTTTGAGATATATCCTTTTTCAAAAAGCTTCGAATACCCTTCATGATATATTTTCGCCTTTTCCAAAGCCGCTTCTT is a window from the Alphaproteobacteria bacterium genome containing:
- a CDS encoding MFS transporter, producing MIALIKASITYQRMVLLLLMFFMVAGIISYIKVPKEAAPDISIPMAVVSVMQQGISPQDAETLLVKPLEARLRSLPGLKKMTSKSLSGGAHIIVEFFAGLNIDKLLLDVRTKVDLAKSELPSNADYPVVDEINVSFFPVISVQLTGRIPEKQLYIVGRNLQDRLEGLSQVMEATLLGDRKEIVEIEVNPESLTKHQINLSQVIDQFRKNHLLVESGSIINKVGSFSLKVPGLIKTAEEILSLPIKSDGQSILRFEDIGTVKITHEDPKTIARSNGQSTVVLEVKKRLGENIIETVDAVREVVREELMPWQGKIQATFSQDESEKIIGRLIELQNSIISAVILVMLVIIFSLGLRSALLVGIAVPGAFLMSLFVLHLLGITLNIIVLFSLILSVGMLVDGAIIVVEYADRKMVDGYTKQQAYQEASTRMAWPVISSLVTVIVVFMPLLFWPGIVGEFMKYLPMTLIITLTSSLFMALIFIPTLGTLFGKVSISDQKEIEAMQATEEGPLDTLTGITGWYVNILSAALKKPLLVIAIASGLLVTIFTLYSFFNKGVEFFPDIETDQGIYFISARGNLSIYEKDKIVDEMEKNLLTFPEFKNIYATVGSVSQGPADAIGKIVVELVDWKKRERAQVALNRALEKINVIPGVVVELQKLKPGPNPGKPINIQISSQDPILLEKVTKQIKAHMEKSKTLLDVTDDQPLPGIEWQVKVNRDEAMRFQQNIASVGFISQMLTRGLKVAEFRPDHLRDEVDIVIRFPKSYRNLDHMRDLRIPTGDMGDVPLVNFAEIIPAQKIGTIHRINSMRAFTINANIVPGSLVSDEVVKVRQWIATQNFDSRVKVKFTGEEEDKQENSVFLLTAFAIAVLLIFLILVTQFNHFFYAGLVLTSIVFSTIGVLIGLMITGMPFGIVMGGLGVIALAGIIVSNNIIFIDTYMHIRKTAKSSKEESLAILRTGAQRLRPVLLTKLTTILGLLPIRMRLDIDFIHGSISYGAPSTEWWIQLSNAIIFGVLFASPLTLVLTPCALKVKERFEQKKRKTA